A genome region from Trichosurus vulpecula isolate mTriVul1 chromosome 5, mTriVul1.pri, whole genome shotgun sequence includes the following:
- the LOC118849899 gene encoding taste receptor type 2 member 134-like, which yields MPSLLILFFMIFFLLESMAGIIENGFIIIVLAREWVRCWTLPPGDMILVSLGISRFFLQWATVLSNFYRYFFPNNRRLYMIMFWNFTSVTTFWFTTWLAVFYCVKISFFTHPIFLWLKWRISRYVPWLLLWSLLISTLILIPSFLKIYQLPVTGNYSEKTTLDNIRALHMNFYLPLIMLFLLVPFLFFLVSTILLISSLCLHFRNMQHHSAGPQDPSMQVHITTLKSLFFFLILYTSFVLSLITAIVAPISICSPGFWVWEVVTYAGISIHPAFLILNSAKLRRALKKMLHDPEAA from the coding sequence ATGCCCAGCCTACTCATTCTCTTCTTCATGATCTTCTTTCTCCTGGAGTCTATGGCAGGAATCATAGAAAATGGTTTCATCATCATAGTGCTGGCCAGGGAGTGGGTGCGATGTTGGACCCTGCCTCCTGGGGACATGATCCTGGTCAGCCTGGGCATTTCTCGCTTCTTTCTACAGTGGGCAACAGTTCTTAGCAACTTTTATAGATATTTCTTCCCAAATAACAGAAGGTTATACATGATCATGTTCTGGAATTTTACTAGTGTGACCACATTCTGGTTCACCACCTGGCTTGCTGTTTTCTACTGTGTGAAAATTTCTTTCTTCACTCACCCAATCTTCCTCTGGCTGAAGTGGAGAATTTCCCGATATGTCCCCTGGCTACTGTTGTGGTCCCTACTGATATCCACATTGATATTGATCCCATCTTTTCTAAAGATCTATCAACTGCCAGTCACTGGGAATTACTCAGAAAAGACCACTTTGGATAATATAAGAGCATTACATATGAATTTTTACCTGCCCCTAATAATGTTGTTTTTGTtagttcctttcctcttcttccttgtctccacTATCTTACTCATTTCCTCCCTGTGCCTACACTTTAGGAACATGCAGCACCATAGTGCTGGTCCTCAGGATCCAAGTATGCAGGTCCACATTACAACCCTGAAGTcactcttcttctttctcatcctctaTACATCGTTCGTTCTATCTCTGATCACTGCCATTGTAGCACCTATTTCAATTTGCAGTCCTGGGTTTTGGGTATGGGAGGTAGTGACTTATGCTGGCATCTCCATCCATCCTGCCTTCCTGATCCTAAACAGCGCAAAACTGAGAAGGGCTCTGAAGAAGATGCTGCATGACCCAGAGGCTGCCTGA